The Streptomyces laurentii region ACCGCAAACCTCCGATCTCGTCAGACGGCCAGCGTCTCGGTGCGTCCTAGAGCAGCACTGGACCCCGGAATGGCCCCCGCGTACCCACCCACCACACACCTCAGCGAGCCCGCCGCCCCCACGACCGCACCCCCCATCGTCTGAACCCGCACCACGATCCAGACGCGCTCCACTCGAACTGGAGACCGCCTCGCCACAGTCCCCGCATACCTCCAGGGCCGCCCAAACGAGGAGCGCTCGCCATGGCCAAGATCACCTACAAGCACCCCGACGGCACCGTCACCGCCGTCGACGCCGACGCCCCGAACACGGTCATGCGCGCGGCGAAGCTCAACAACGTCGACGGCATCGAGGCCCAGTGCGGCGGCTCCGCCCAGTGCGGCACGTGCCATGTGTACATCGATCCCGCGAACACGCTTCCGCTGCCGGAGATGGACTCGGTCGAGGACGACGTGCTGTACGGCACGGCCTGCGAGCGGACCGAACTCAGCAGACTGAGCTGCCAGTTGCCGATCTCGGACGCGCTCGACGGCCTGCTGGTCCACCTGCCCGAGGCGCAGAGCTGATGGCCCCGCACGCGGTGGTCATAGTCGGCGCGGGCCAGGCCGGGGTGGAGACCGCGGCCGCGCTGCGGGCCCGCGGGTTCCAGGGCCGGGTGACCCTGATCGGCGGGGAGCCGCCGGGGCCGTGCCACCGGCCGCCGTTGTCGAAGGGGTATCTGACGGGCGATGTCCCGGCCGCCGACATCGCGCTGCGTCCGGCGGAGTTCTTC contains the following coding sequences:
- a CDS encoding hypothetical protein (identified by MetaGeneAnnotator; putative;~sequence version:1), which gives rise to MAKITYKHPDGTVTAVDADAPNTVMRAAKLNNVDGIEAQCGGSAQCGTCHVYIDPANTLPLPEMDSVEDDVLYGTACERTELSRLSCQLPISDALDGLLVHLPEAQS
- a CDS encoding transmembrane anti-sigma factor (identified by MetaGeneAnnotator; putative;~sequence version:1), which codes for MERVWIVVRVQTMGGAVVGAAGSLRCVVGGYAGAIPGSSAALGRTETLAV